One genomic window of Pirellulales bacterium includes the following:
- the pilM gene encoding pilus assembly protein PilM, translating to MVQLSVIDIDRNHSLTLASNLFNAGLDCRLLDGVPCALARAVQMFAPQQTETPKVILDIGYSSTVFVAVVHGAPVFTRILRGCGLDAIIQPIQNSLSLTASESLQLVRRMGLGPAQSGSPPDAAAHVVHQLVSEPVTRLMTEIVRTLGYLRQSPSALGLEQIVLSGGGAHVPHLATQLANETELEVVAWRLPTAHPDMTNQDDSLFAVAAALSALAWEA from the coding sequence ATGGTCCAACTGTCGGTCATCGACATCGACCGCAACCATTCGCTGACGTTGGCCAGTAATTTGTTCAATGCCGGTCTCGATTGCCGCTTGCTCGACGGTGTTCCCTGCGCATTAGCCCGCGCCGTTCAGATGTTTGCTCCTCAGCAGACCGAGACTCCCAAGGTAATTCTCGATATTGGTTACTCATCGACCGTCTTCGTGGCGGTTGTCCACGGGGCCCCGGTGTTTACGCGCATTTTACGCGGCTGCGGATTGGACGCGATTATCCAACCGATCCAGAACAGCTTGTCGTTGACCGCAAGTGAATCGCTGCAACTCGTGAGACGAATGGGTCTTGGGCCGGCCCAAAGCGGTTCACCACCGGATGCCGCCGCGCATGTGGTACATCAGTTGGTTTCTGAACCCGTGACAAGATTGATGACGGAAATTGTACGAACACTCGGATATCTGCGGCAAAGCCCTTCCGCGCTCGGTCTCGAGCAAATCGTGCTCTCCGGCGGAGGGGCCCATGTTCCGCATCTGGCAACTCAATTGGCGAATGAAACCGAACTTGAAGTCGTCGCCTGGCGACTTCCAACCGCTCATCCCGACATGACAAATCAGGACGACTCGCTGTTTGCGGTCGCGGCGGCCCTGTCCGCTTTGGCTTGGGAGGCGTAA